TGGGTACCATGTACACTTCTCCATCTCCAGAAAGTCCTCCTTTCGTAACGATTGGCCAGACTGTTAAAGCAGGTGATGTGTTATGTATTGTTGAAGCCATGAAAATGTTTAATGAAATTGAAGCGGATCGCGCCGGTAAAATTGTAGATATACTCGTCGCTAATGGAGAGCCTGTGGAATACGATCAGGTCCTGTTTGTTATAGAATAGAGGGGGCATTCATGCTCAGTAAAATTGTTATCGCCAACAGAGGTGAAATCGCTCTTCGTATTTTACGCGCGTGTAAAGAGCTTGGCATTCAGACGGTAGCCGTACATTCAGACGTTGATAAAGATTTATTGCATGTTCGTCTTGCTGATGAAACCGTTTGCATTGGTCCTGCTCCAGCACAAAAAAGTTACCTGAATATTCCTGCAATTATTTCCGCTGCTGAGATTACTGATGCCGTAGCAATCCATCCTGGCTATGGTTTTCTATCTGAAAATGCTGATTTTGCGGAAATAGTCGAACAAAGTGGATTTCGCTTTATCGGACCTCGAGGTGATACCATTCGCCTTATGGGTGACAAAGTATCTGCCATTAACGCGATGAAAGCGGCAGGAGTTCCTTGTGTTCCTGGATCAGATGGCCCTTTGTCTGATGATGACCAATTGAATCTAGAAGTTGCTAGCAAGATTGGTTATCCCGTTATTATCAAGGCAGCTGGCGGTGGTGGTGGACGAGGTATGCGTGTGGTACATAGTGAGTCGAACCTGCTTAACTCCATTGCACTTACCCGCAGCGAAGCAAAAGCCGCATTTAATAACCCTATTGTTTATATGGAAAAATTCCTTGAAAATCCTCGCCATGTTGAATTTCAAGTACTCGGGGATGGTCAAGGTAAAGCCATTCATTTAGGTGAACGTGATTGTTCTATGCAAAGACGCCACCAAAAAGTAGTTGAAGAAGCACCTGCTCCCGGAATTAGCCCCGAACTGAGAAAAAAAATTGGTGACTCAGTAGTCAAAGCGTGCCAAGAGCTGAAATATCGCGGAGCTGGAACTTTTGAATTTCTGTACCAGGATGGGTGTTTTTACTTCATTGAGATGAATACACGGATTCAGGTTGAGCATCCAGTCACCGAAATGATTACTGGGGTAGATTTGATTAAAGAACAAATCAAAATTGCCAGTGACATCCCGATGACTCTTACGCAAGATGACATCAAATTGCATGGTCATGCAATTGAATGTCGGATCAATGCAGAAGATGCCAAAACCTTCATGCCTTCACCAGGAACAATTAAATTATTACACCAACCCGGTGGCCCAGGCATTCGTTTTGATTCCCATATTTACAGCAGTTATACAGTCCCACCCAATTACGATTCGATGATAGGCAAGCTCATTAGTTATGGGGAAACTCGTGCTGAAGCCATTGCAAGAATGCGAAATGCGCTCGATGAAATCATTATTGATGGTATAAAAACCAATATCGAGTTACATCAACGTATTTTCCATGATCAATCGTTTATTGCTGGTGGTACCAATATTCATTATTTGGAAAAAATGTTGAAGGAATAATGCTGTGTGGTTTCAATTAAAAATAGAACATTGTCCCAGTCAAGAAATCGAATTGCTGAGCAATGAATTGGAAGAATTCGGTGCGCTGTCCATCATGCTGACCGATAAAAACGATAATCCAGTTCTGGAACCTGAACCAGGAACAACTCCGCTATGGCCTGAAGTCGTTATTCAGGCCTTATTTTCAGAAGTCTTCCAAGCACAGTTTACTCGCGATCACATACTGCAAAATCACCCTGAGCTGGCATGCACCCTAGAGATTTTGGAAGACAAAGATTGGGAAAGGGCTTGGATGGATGATTTTAAACCACAACGTTTTGGACAACGTTTATGGGTCTGTCCCACCTGGTCTACTCCACCAGAACCCAATGCCGTCAATCTCATGTTAGATCCAGGCCTGGCTTTTGGTACTGGAACTCATCCTACCACTGCTTTATGTTTAACCTGGTTAGAACAGGCTGATTTAAAAAATAAGGAAGTTATTGATTACGGTTGTGGTTCAGGAATACTTACTTTGGCTGCTTTAAAATTAGGAGCCGCAGAAGTACATGCAGTTGATATTGATCAGCAAGCCTTACAAGCTACTCAAAATAACGCTTCAGCGAACGAACTGGACGAGCGTAAATTGTCAATTGGTATGCCTGATACTCTATCTAAACCTGTAGATTTAATTATCGCTAACATTTTATTGGCACCATTAATTTCCCTGAAAGAACGTTTTCAACAACTATTAAATCCTGAAGGGATGCTCATTGTATCCGGAATACTGGAAGAACAGGCACCTGAACTGATTAAAACCTATGCCTCAATGTTTGTCGTAGTTCGTCAGGAAAATCTTAGTGGGTGGTCATTATTGGCGTTTAAGCCTACAAAAAAGTAGTTGATCTTATAAGGCTTTGTTGAAGTAAATATTTTGGAACGATAAGTACCAAATAGTTATTTGTCATTGCCGCGAATGCGGCAACATCCATAAATGAGGCATAATGCCGCAGTTTTCGGTGACGATTACCACATATTCTGAGATTATCCAGGTTACGATTATTAAGGAAATTATAATGGCCCAAGAACATACATTTTCCGCTTTTCACCCTAAAAGAGCCCTTCTTAGTGTTTCCGATAAACGAGGCATTGTTGAATTGGGGAAAGCACTTCACCTACAAGGTGTAGAACTTATTGCAACAGGAAATACCGCTGCAATACTCAGAGAGAATGAATTGCCAGTTACCGATGTCAGTGAGTGCACAGGCTTTCCCGAAATGCTTGATGGTCGAGTTAAAACACTGCACCCAGCTATTCATGGCGGTTTACTTGCACGAGGGAAAAAAGATGCAAAGACACTCAGAGAACATTCAATCAGGCCCATTGATTTACTTGTAATCAATCTATACCCTTTTGAACAAACCATCAGCCGCCCTGACTGTAATTTCAATGAGGCTATAGAAAATATTGATATTGGTGGACCCGCTATGATTCGCTCGGCGGCAAAAAATCATGCACACACCTTTGTGGTAGTAAAGCCTGAGGATTATGCAGAACTGATTCACTACTTAAAAACCCAAAAAACTCCTTCTGACTGGGGATTCACCTTAGCTAAAAAAGCCTTCGCTCATACAGCAGCCTATGATGCAGCAATTACTAATTATCTGACCACTTTAGATAAAAATTGCACCCCCTGTGGATTTCCTGAAGTCCTTACCTGTCAATTTAACAAAATAACCGACTTACGCTACGGAGAAAATCCCCATCAACAAGCTGCTTTTTATGTTGATAAAAATAGTGCATCGGGCTCGCTGGGTGCTGCACAATTAATTCAAGGGAAGCAATTGTCCTATAACAATATTTTGGATGCCGATGCTGCATTAGATTGTGTTAAATCTTTTGCTTGCGAAAAACCAACCTGTGTTATTGTCAAGCACGCCAATCCATGTGGCATTGCCATCGGGGATTCACTTCTTCATGCTTATCTCAAAGCCTTTCAATGTGATCCTACATCAGCATATGGCGGCATTATTGCTTTTAACCAAACATTGGATGCCAATACCGCAAAAACCATTCTGGAAAAACAATTTGTAGAAGTCATTGTAGCACCTGATGTCAGTAATGAAGCCAAAAAAGTTCTTGCCAGCAAAGAAAATATTCGTGTCTTGTTGACTGGAACCTGGAAACAAGATGAGACATTTCGCTTGAACATGAAAAAAGTAGATGGCGGGTTACTTGTTCAAGAACATGATTCACTCTCGCTCGGAAGTTATGAATTAAAAACCGTGACCCCAAATAAACCCTCTGAACAGCAAATGAATGATTTAATGTTTGCCTGGCGTGCTGTAAAACATGTTAAGTCCAACGCCATTGTTTATGCTAAAGATGCGGCCACCATAGGACTGGGAGGCGGCCAAACCAGCCGCGTTATGAGCGCCCGCATCGGTCTTTGGCAAGCAGAACAAATGGGATTTGACACTCATGGTGCAGTCATGGCTTCTGATGCCTTTATCCCTTTTCCCGATACCGTAGAGATTGCTGCAGAAGCAGGTATTTCTGCTATTATTCAACCAGGTGGCTCAATCAGAGATTCACAAATAATTGCTTGTGCTGAAGAGCATGGGCTCATTATGGTCTTCACTGGCGTCCGACATTTTAAACATTAATAAAGAAGCATAGCGACCGGTCATCCCGAGTATAACCAGGGATGACGACAAAAAGTCCTGGTTTCCGCTACGCTTCACCCAGGCTACAATATGGAGAAATACTGTGAGTACTCTTGTAATTACAGGGATTAGTCGAGGGATAGGACTGGAAACAGCTAAAATCTTCCTAGCACAGGGTTGGCACGTTATTGGCACATCAACGAATGGCCATACTCCCCTAACACACAAGAATCTAAAAATCTATCCGCTGAATTTATTGGATTCCGAACAAATTAACCACTTTGCAAAACAATTACCAAAAATTGATGTCTTAATTAACAACGCTGCCGTTTTACTGGAAGATTGGCGCGAAAAAAAAATTAACATGCGCGAGTTAAAAGAAACCTTTGCGATTAATGTATTCGGCACCCTTGAATTAACGGAACAATGCATTCCACTTTTAAATTCTAATGCTCAAATCATTAATATTTCTTCAGGATGGGGTGCTTTTAGTTCCAATGATTCCGCTTCGGTACCCCATTATAAAATGTCCAAATCATGCCTCAATATGTATACCTTACTTTTAGCAGAAAGGTTACCTGAAATTACGGTTTCAAGTTTTGACCCGGGTTGGGTCAAAACGGATATGGGCACCAACAACGCTCCCAAACACCCATCCCAAACAGCACAAGAACTCTATGAGCTGGTCAATAAAAAAAAGAAAAGCGGTTATTTCTGGCATCAAGGAAAAATTAGAGAATGGTAGGTTGCAATATGTTATTTTTTCAAAGCATGTATGCCTTCGTCAGAACCGCGTGGCCTTTCAATAAAAAGACTTAATGATCTAACAACAATCTTATTGTATAATAATTGTCACCTTATTTACGAAAAGATATTTATTATGCTAGCAGTGCAAATTGAGCTTCGTAGTGCTTTTTTAAAGTATTTGCTTGAACCCAATAAAAATGAAACTGCACTCAAAAAAGCCAGTTTTGCATTATGTGGACATGCCATCTCAACCGGGAAAAGAAAAGCCAAAAAAGACTCAAAAGAATTTGGAGTAGATGAAATTAACACCGTTCTAGAGCCTTTAGTTATAGAAGCAGTTAAAGGCATATGCATCACTCAGGAACAATTAGTCGCTATCCAAAATTTTAAAGAAAGCTTATTTACAAAAAATAGAGTAGAGGCGGCTACTTTTGATTCAGTATTTGATCCGCTAATTGAAACATTGGCATCAGACAAGCGAATAGTAGACAATAAATACCATCATACGTTTGCTGCCATCTATCCCATTGAGCTTGATGGATATCGAATAAAAGAAAAAGATAAAGAGGCTGGTCAGGCCGCTTTAACACTCAGTAAGTCGCTTATGGATATTACTTTGGGTATTTGTAAAAAAGATAGTGCCGAGCAACACGATAAAGACAAATATGAGCAGGCCTATATCAATGCAGAAGGCCATGGAATAGACAAACATAGGGGTTTCAAAGAAAAATTCTATAACTTTTGTAGAATTTTAAGTTGTGTATTTATCAAGCCCTATTTCCATTATAAAGCTCAACCCTCATTTTGGACCACAGTGAAAACAAAAACCCAAGAAGATATTGATAAATCTCATGAGACAATCAATGCTTTTTTCAAAAACAATAAAACTTGCTAAATACCAATAAAAAAACCAAAATATACTCCTGTTAATTTGTCTAAGAGGAGTTAGGATGACCCATGACAAAGAACTTGGTGAGTTATTACAAGCTATCGCTGAAAAAAGCCTGCAAATTATTTCCGATATAAAGGAAACGCCATTACAACTTTCATTAATTATCAATCAATATATTGAGCTCACGGAACATTTTCAAAATGTGATGACTATTCTGTTGCAGAATCCAGAAAAAATCTGGGAAATGCAACTCGCATACTGGCAAGATGCTATTAATTTAGCGCAATCTCAAATGCAACATTGGTTAAATGGAACTCCCATGCCTATTCCTGATCCTCGTTTTCGCGAGGAAGAATGGCTCAATAATCCATTTTTCAATATGTTAACTCAGCACTATCTTTTAGCCAGTCAGCATATGAATTCTTTATTTGAACAATTGGAATACCCTGACAAAAACACCGCAAAACGTCTGCAATTTTTTACCAAGCAGTATTTAGATGCATTGTCTCCGGCTAATTTTGTTCATACCAATCCTCAGCTTATGGATGAGACATTGAAAAGCCATGGTAAAAATTTATTACATGGCTTGCATAATTTACTCTCTGATTTGGAAGTTGAGTCCCCGCGCCTCATGATAAAAATGACGGATACAGATGCGTTTAAACTGGGTGAAAATATCGCTGTGACTCCTGGGAAAGTAGTCTTTCGCAACAGCATGATGGAGCTTATCCAGTATGCGCCGCAAACAGCCAAAGTAAAATCGATTCCTCTTCTTATTATCCCGCCTTGGATAAACAAATATTATATTATGGATTTAAGCCCGCATAACTCACTCATTTGCTGGTTAGTGAAACAGGGAATTACTGTATTTATTATTTCCTGGGTTAATCCAGACTCCAATTTTTCTCATAAAAGTTTGTATGATTATTTAAATGAAGGGCCATCAACTGCGATTAATATCATTCGAAAACAACTGAATGCAGCGCAGGTTAATACCATGGGATTTTGTATCGGTGGAACACTTCTGTGCATGTTACTTGCGTACAATAAGGCACATCAAGATGACTCGATTCGTAGTGCCACCTTTTTAGCGTCAATGATTGATTTCAGTGATCCAGGTGATATTGCCGTTTTTATTGATGAACAACAAATTGCCAAACTTGAAGATGAAATGAAGTCAAAAGGATATCTTGCAGGAAAATTTATGGCTTCAAGTTTTAACTCCCTACGAGCAAATGACCTGATTTGGTCGTTTTTTATTAAAAATTATCTGCGTGGTAAAAACCCTGTGCCTTTTGATATATTGTACTGGAACTCTGATTGCACCAATATGCCAGCAACAATGCATTCTCAATATTTAAGATGGATGTATCTGCACAATGATTTGGTTAAGCCAGGCAAGATCCATCTTAACCATACCCCAATTGATATCAGCACAATTGACATTCCCACCTTTTTCCTCTCCACTGAAAAAGATCATATCGCACCATGGAAAACCACCTACTTAGGCTTTAAAATGATGAATGGCCCTAAACGCTTTGTTCTCGGAGGCTCAGGTCATATTGCAGGAATTATCAATGCACCTGAGGCGAAAAAATACGGCTATAAAGTGAACCCTCATGCTCCTGCTCATGCAGAGCAATGGCTGGAACAAGCAACAGAACATCCTGGCTCGTGGTGGCCGGAATGGTTGAAGTGGTTAAAACCCCATTCTGGAAAACTCATACCTGCACCTGATTTTAATAAACTCCCATTAAAACCTATAATGGATGCGCCAGGTAGTTATGTTTTGAAGAAATAAAATCTACCCGCGGTTCTCCCATTTAAGAAATTCCCTTCTCCCCTCTGGGGAGAAGGCGCCCATTAGGGCAGATGAGGGTATTGATTGTGATTAATGCCCCCCTACCTCTCTCCCACAAGCGGGAGAGAGGATTTATTCTACTTAATGACCGTTTTGTTTCTACACTCAGTTACAGCTAAACTAATTCTTCTTTCAGTTCATTTTCAATGGTTAAATAGTCAATTTTTCCTGAAGGCAGAACTGGAATCTTGCTTCCTGGAACAATCTGTTGCGGGATAAGTAATTCAGAATAAGCCAGTTCTTGTATTCTTTTCACAAAACTTGCTTTATCCGCATTGGTTGCCTCGCTATACAAGATAATTGCTTCTCCTTTTCTTGGACTTTTCTTACTCACTGCAGCATGTAATAATTCAGGCCAAATCGACGAAGCAATGCCCTCTACTGCAGTAAGAGAGACCATTTCACCTGCGATCTTGGCAAACCGTTTTGCACGACCCGCAATGGTAATAAACCCTTCGTCGTTCATCGTGACTATGTCTCCAGTATCATGCCATCCATCCGTTGGAGAAATCAGCGCTCCTGGTTTTTCGGAAGAGAGATAGCCCTTCATTACATTAGGACCGCGTACTATTAAGCGTCCTCCTTCAGCAATGCCATCTACAGGTTGAATTCGACTTTCCATAAATGGTAATAACATCCCGACACTCCCTGGGATAGAAGCTAGAGGACAATTCATGGAAATTACAGGTGCGGCTTCAGTAGCACCGTAGCCTTCATAAATTTTTACACCAAAAGTATCTATCCAATGGCGAATGGTTTCAGGCTTCACTTTTTCGGCGCCAGCAAAAATGTAACGCACGCTGCTAAAATCATGTCGTTCTGCAGCTCGAGCATAACCTGTTAAAAAAGTATCAGTTCCAAACATGATAGTAGCCCCGGTTTGATAAACCAAACCCGGAATTATTTTATAATGCAAAGGAGAAGGATAATAAAAGCAACTAATTCCATGTATTAGAGGAAGAATTGAACCGGCAGTTAATCCAAAACAGTGGAAGATAGGTAAGGAATTAAAAAATTTATCCCGAAAAGAAAAGTCAACTCGCGAAGTCAACTGGGCGCAATTCGCCTGTAAATTTGAATGGGTTAAGACGACTCCTTTGGGAATTCCCTCTGAACCGGACGTAAATAATATCACGCCCGTATCTTCCGGAGATACCGGGTCACCAATGAGTTGATATGCTCGGGAAGAAAATCGTCCCTTTAGTAATCCGGAAAGTTTATGGCCTAAATTAATTGAAGACTTAAAATCTTCGAGAAAGAAAACGTTTATTCCTGCGTTCTGTAATCCGACGACCAAATCTTCCAGTTTCGCTGTGGTGATGAATTGCCTTGCCGTATAGATTGTTTTTACTTCTGCAACCTTACAGGTAACCAACAAACTATGGAGACCGAGACTAAAATTTAACATAGCAGGGATACGTCGATATGCATGCAACGCAAAAAAGGTTACCATCCCCGCAATAGTTGTAGGTAACATGACGCCTACATGTTCTCCAACCTGGGTCTGTTTTTTAATTTGTCGACCCAAAATAAAACAACGCGCAAGAAATTGCTTATGGGTTAAGGGAGCACGATTTGCATCTTCAATTAATGCCTTGTTCTTTGTTCCTAACGCAGCTCCTTGAATAAGAGCCTCGAACATTGACATAGGTTGGAAGCTGTTTGCAAAAGTTAACTCACTGATCAAACGAAACAAACGTGTGCTCACTGAATTTCTGTCAAGTTGCTTATTTTTGTCCTGCATATAGGACTGTGTCGGCAATACATGCAAAATAATTTTGGGAAATAAACGAATAAGGTGTTTGTCTTTGCTTATAGAGAAAATACTGTGCTGAGCACCATCAATACGTATTGGGATAACCGATGATCCTGCTTTTTGTAACACCATTCCCGGAGCATCAAAAACTTTCAAGCTCTCTTCCTGCACACCTATTCCTTGAGGAAAAATAACACAACGCTTTCCCTCTCGTATCGCTTTTATCAACGCCCTTGCTGCAAAAGCATTGGTCGAATCAATGGTAATCACATCAGCAAATAGCCCCACCATCTTCATCCGAAGTTTACTTGATGAGTGTGGCGGAAAAGCTACAGTCAATTGCTCAGGTAAAAAAGCTGCCAGCAAAAGCAAATCAATGGTGGAAGTTCTATTTGCAACAATTACTGAGTTAGGTTCGGGTTGATAATTACCACGCAACTCTACTTTAAACCAGCGTACTAATAGCGCTTTAATCCACTTACGGGCACGCTGCTTTTGTTTTTCCTTCCAAGTAACTTGTTCCATGTTAGTGTATCTCTTATAAAAAATTCGCATTCGGTTATACCCAATCAATCATTTTTTTTCAAGATTGCAACGTATAACCAGGTGTAATAGACTTCTTGATAAATTTGATTATTAAGGGCCGCCGTGCGTTCACTGACACAAACTTATCCGACGCCAAAACAAATCCTATGAATTTCCGTATTATTCATCCTGCTAAAACTATCTTTATTGTTTTAGCCTTGGTATTCCTAATTACCACTGCCTTTTTTTTTCAAAAATATTCAAGTGAGATTATTAACTGGGTTGACCATCTAGGCTGGCTTGCACCGCTTTTATTTTTAATTATATATTGTTTTGCAACGATTATGTTCTTACCCACGATGGTGATCACTTTAGCAGGAGGAGCTCTGTTTGGACCCTTTTTTGGAACCCTCCTCAATTTATTAGGCGCCACAAGTGGTGCTGCTTTTTCCTTTTTGATCACCAGGCATCTCGTTTATGACTGGTTTTCTCAAAGAAAAGGAAAAAGACTAAAAAAACTAATCTCCGCCGTAGAGCAACGAGGGTGGATCATTGTTGCCATTCTGCGATTATTCCCGATTGTTCCTTTTAATCTAGTCAATTATGGCTTAGGAATCACTACGATAAAATTCCGACCTTATCTTATTACTACTTTTTTGTTTCTTATACCCGCTGAAATCATTTACACCTATTTTGGATATGCGGGAATGGAGGCTTTATTAAAACAAGGGGCATTTTATAAAAGTAAAGGAATCCTAATAGCAAGTTTAATCATCGTGCTGTTGTGTATTATCAAGGTCATGCATTTTAATTACTTTCGTCGCAAATACTCAGAGAAGAAGATAATTGACTAAGTAATGGGTGCTCTACCGAAAATGTAATATCGTCCAGGGAACATATCGGACGAATCCCCTGCAAGGAATTAGTTGCAAAAAGAACATCGGCTTCTTTTAACATTGTTTTTGTCAAAGAAACTTCCCTGCAAATTAAGCCCTGTTGTTTCGACAATTGCAAAATCCTTGAACGGGTAACTCCAGGAAGTACGCCATCGGTTACAGGAGGAGTCAGCAGGCACTTATCCTGTATCAAAAATAAATTCGCACAGGTAGTTTCGGTTGCATGATGCTGCAAGTTAAAAAACAACGCCTCATCAGCACCTAAAGCATTTGCTTGACGTCGGGCCAA
This sequence is a window from Legionella cherrii. Protein-coding genes within it:
- a CDS encoding SDR family NAD(P)-dependent oxidoreductase — encoded protein: MSTLVITGISRGIGLETAKIFLAQGWHVIGTSTNGHTPLTHKNLKIYPLNLLDSEQINHFAKQLPKIDVLINNAAVLLEDWREKKINMRELKETFAINVFGTLELTEQCIPLLNSNAQIINISSGWGAFSSNDSASVPHYKMSKSCLNMYTLLLAERLPEITVSSFDPGWVKTDMGTNNAPKHPSQTAQELYELVNKKKKSGYFWHQGKIREW
- the purH gene encoding bifunctional phosphoribosylaminoimidazolecarboxamide formyltransferase/IMP cyclohydrolase, with translation MAQEHTFSAFHPKRALLSVSDKRGIVELGKALHLQGVELIATGNTAAILRENELPVTDVSECTGFPEMLDGRVKTLHPAIHGGLLARGKKDAKTLREHSIRPIDLLVINLYPFEQTISRPDCNFNEAIENIDIGGPAMIRSAAKNHAHTFVVVKPEDYAELIHYLKTQKTPSDWGFTLAKKAFAHTAAYDAAITNYLTTLDKNCTPCGFPEVLTCQFNKITDLRYGENPHQQAAFYVDKNSASGSLGAAQLIQGKQLSYNNILDADAALDCVKSFACEKPTCVIVKHANPCGIAIGDSLLHAYLKAFQCDPTSAYGGIIAFNQTLDANTAKTILEKQFVEVIVAPDVSNEAKKVLASKENIRVLLTGTWKQDETFRLNMKKVDGGLLVQEHDSLSLGSYELKTVTPNKPSEQQMNDLMFAWRAVKHVKSNAIVYAKDAATIGLGGGQTSRVMSARIGLWQAEQMGFDTHGAVMASDAFIPFPDTVEIAAEAGISAIIQPGGSIRDSQIIACAEEHGLIMVFTGVRHFKH
- a CDS encoding TVP38/TMEM64 family protein, with amino-acid sequence MNFRIIHPAKTIFIVLALVFLITTAFFFQKYSSEIINWVDHLGWLAPLLFLIIYCFATIMFLPTMVITLAGGALFGPFFGTLLNLLGATSGAAFSFLITRHLVYDWFSQRKGKRLKKLISAVEQRGWIIVAILRLFPIVPFNLVNYGLGITTIKFRPYLITTFLFLIPAEIIYTYFGYAGMEALLKQGAFYKSKGILIASLIIVLLCIIKVMHFNYFRRKYSEKKIID
- the prmA gene encoding 50S ribosomal protein L11 methyltransferase; its protein translation is MWFQLKIEHCPSQEIELLSNELEEFGALSIMLTDKNDNPVLEPEPGTTPLWPEVVIQALFSEVFQAQFTRDHILQNHPELACTLEILEDKDWERAWMDDFKPQRFGQRLWVCPTWSTPPEPNAVNLMLDPGLAFGTGTHPTTALCLTWLEQADLKNKEVIDYGCGSGILTLAALKLGAAEVHAVDIDQQALQATQNNASANELDERKLSIGMPDTLSKPVDLIIANILLAPLISLKERFQQLLNPEGMLIVSGILEEQAPELIKTYASMFVVVRQENLSGWSLLAFKPTKK
- the accC gene encoding acetyl-CoA carboxylase biotin carboxylase subunit, with product MLSKIVIANRGEIALRILRACKELGIQTVAVHSDVDKDLLHVRLADETVCIGPAPAQKSYLNIPAIISAAEITDAVAIHPGYGFLSENADFAEIVEQSGFRFIGPRGDTIRLMGDKVSAINAMKAAGVPCVPGSDGPLSDDDQLNLEVASKIGYPVIIKAAGGGGGRGMRVVHSESNLLNSIALTRSEAKAAFNNPIVYMEKFLENPRHVEFQVLGDGQGKAIHLGERDCSMQRRHQKVVEEAPAPGISPELRKKIGDSVVKACQELKYRGAGTFEFLYQDGCFYFIEMNTRIQVEHPVTEMITGVDLIKEQIKIASDIPMTLTQDDIKLHGHAIECRINAEDAKTFMPSPGTIKLLHQPGGPGIRFDSHIYSSYTVPPNYDSMIGKLISYGETRAEAIARMRNALDEIIIDGIKTNIELHQRIFHDQSFIAGGTNIHYLEKMLKE
- a CDS encoding PHA/PHB synthase family protein is translated as MTHDKELGELLQAIAEKSLQIISDIKETPLQLSLIINQYIELTEHFQNVMTILLQNPEKIWEMQLAYWQDAINLAQSQMQHWLNGTPMPIPDPRFREEEWLNNPFFNMLTQHYLLASQHMNSLFEQLEYPDKNTAKRLQFFTKQYLDALSPANFVHTNPQLMDETLKSHGKNLLHGLHNLLSDLEVESPRLMIKMTDTDAFKLGENIAVTPGKVVFRNSMMELIQYAPQTAKVKSIPLLIIPPWINKYYIMDLSPHNSLICWLVKQGITVFIISWVNPDSNFSHKSLYDYLNEGPSTAINIIRKQLNAAQVNTMGFCIGGTLLCMLLAYNKAHQDDSIRSATFLASMIDFSDPGDIAVFIDEQQIAKLEDEMKSKGYLAGKFMASSFNSLRANDLIWSFFIKNYLRGKNPVPFDILYWNSDCTNMPATMHSQYLRWMYLHNDLVKPGKIHLNHTPIDISTIDIPTFFLSTEKDHIAPWKTTYLGFKMMNGPKRFVLGGSGHIAGIINAPEAKKYGYKVNPHAPAHAEQWLEQATEHPGSWWPEWLKWLKPHSGKLIPAPDFNKLPLKPIMDAPGSYVLKK
- a CDS encoding AMP-binding protein — protein: MEQVTWKEKQKQRARKWIKALLVRWFKVELRGNYQPEPNSVIVANRTSTIDLLLLAAFLPEQLTVAFPPHSSSKLRMKMVGLFADVITIDSTNAFAARALIKAIREGKRCVIFPQGIGVQEESLKVFDAPGMVLQKAGSSVIPIRIDGAQHSIFSISKDKHLIRLFPKIILHVLPTQSYMQDKNKQLDRNSVSTRLFRLISELTFANSFQPMSMFEALIQGAALGTKNKALIEDANRAPLTHKQFLARCFILGRQIKKQTQVGEHVGVMLPTTIAGMVTFFALHAYRRIPAMLNFSLGLHSLLVTCKVAEVKTIYTARQFITTAKLEDLVVGLQNAGINVFFLEDFKSSINLGHKLSGLLKGRFSSRAYQLIGDPVSPEDTGVILFTSGSEGIPKGVVLTHSNLQANCAQLTSRVDFSFRDKFFNSLPIFHCFGLTAGSILPLIHGISCFYYPSPLHYKIIPGLVYQTGATIMFGTDTFLTGYARAAERHDFSSVRYIFAGAEKVKPETIRHWIDTFGVKIYEGYGATEAAPVISMNCPLASIPGSVGMLLPFMESRIQPVDGIAEGGRLIVRGPNVMKGYLSSEKPGALISPTDGWHDTGDIVTMNDEGFITIAGRAKRFAKIAGEMVSLTAVEGIASSIWPELLHAAVSKKSPRKGEAIILYSEATNADKASFVKRIQELAYSELLIPQQIVPGSKIPVLPSGKIDYLTIENELKEELV